Proteins found in one Streptococcus mitis genomic segment:
- the fusA gene encoding elongation factor G, translating into MAREFSLEKTRNIGIMAHVDAGKTTTTERILYYTGKIHKIGETHEGASQMDWMEQEQERGITITSAATTAQWNNHRVNIIDTPGHVDFTIEVQRSLRVLDGAVTVLDSQSGVEPQTETVWRQATEYGVPRIVFANKMDKIGADFLYSVSTLHDRLQANAHPIQLPIGSEDDFRGIIDLIKMKAEIYTNDLGTDILEEDIPAEYLDQAQEYREKLVEAVAETDEELMMKYLEGEEITNEELKAGIRKATINVEFFPVLCGSAFKNKGVQLMLDAVIDYLPSPLDIPAIKGINPDTDEEETRPASDEEPFAALAFKIMTDPFVGRLTFFRVYSGVLQSGSYVLNTSKGKRERIGRILQMHANSRQEIDTVYSGDIAAAVGLKDTTTGDSLTDEKAKIILESINVPEPVIQLMVEPKSKADQDKMGIALQKLAEEDPTFRVETNVETGETVISGMGELHLDVLVDRMRREFKVEANVGAPQVSYRETFRASTQARGFFKRQSGGKGQFGDVWIEFTPNEEGKGFEFENAIVGGVVPREFIPAVEKGLVESMANGVLAGYPMVDVKAKLYDGSYHDVDSSETAFKIAASLALKEAAKSAQPAILEPMMLVTITVPEENLGDVMGHVTARRGRVDGMEAHGNSQIVRAYVPLAEMFGYATVLRSASQGRGTFMMVFDHYEDVPKSVQEEIIKKNKGED; encoded by the coding sequence ATGGCACGCGAATTTTCACTTGAAAAAACTCGTAATATCGGTATCATGGCTCACGTCGATGCTGGTAAAACAACAACTACTGAGCGTATTCTTTACTACACTGGTAAAATCCACAAAATCGGTGAAACTCACGAAGGTGCGTCACAAATGGACTGGATGGAGCAAGAGCAAGAACGTGGTATCACTATCACATCTGCTGCGACAACAGCTCAATGGAACAACCACCGCGTAAACATCATCGACACACCAGGACACGTGGACTTCACTATCGAAGTACAACGTTCTCTTCGTGTATTGGACGGTGCGGTTACCGTTCTTGACTCACAATCAGGTGTGGAGCCTCAAACTGAAACAGTTTGGCGTCAAGCAACTGAGTATGGAGTTCCACGTATCGTATTTGCCAACAAAATGGACAAAATTGGTGCTGACTTCCTTTACTCTGTAAGTACACTTCACGATCGTCTTCAAGCAAATGCACACCCAATCCAATTGCCAATCGGTTCTGAAGATGACTTCCGTGGTATCATCGACTTGATCAAGATGAAAGCTGAAATCTATACTAACGACCTTGGTACAGATATCCTTGAAGAAGATATTCCAGCTGAATACCTTGACCAAGCACAAGAATACCGTGAAAAATTGGTTGAAGCAGTTGCTGAAACTGACGAAGAATTGATGATGAAATACCTCGAAGGTGAAGAAATCACTAACGAAGAATTGAAAGCTGGTATTCGTAAAGCGACTATCAACGTTGAATTCTTCCCAGTATTGTGTGGTTCTGCCTTCAAGAACAAAGGTGTTCAATTGATGCTTGATGCGGTTATCGACTACCTTCCAAGCCCACTTGACATCCCAGCAATCAAGGGTATTAACCCAGATACAGACGAAGAAGAAACTCGTCCAGCATCTGACGAAGAGCCATTTGCAGCTCTTGCCTTCAAGATCATGACTGACCCATTTGTAGGTCGTTTGACATTCTTCCGTGTTTACTCTGGTGTTCTTCAATCAGGTTCATACGTATTGAACACTTCTAAAGGTAAACGTGAGCGTATCGGACGTATCCTTCAAATGCACGCCAACAGCCGTCAAGAAATTGACACTGTTTACTCAGGTGATATCGCTGCTGCCGTTGGTTTGAAAGATACTACAACTGGTGACTCATTGACAGATGAAAAAGCTAAAATCATCCTTGAGTCAATCAACGTTCCAGAACCAGTTATCCAATTGATGGTTGAGCCTAAATCTAAGGCTGACCAAGACAAGATGGGTATCGCCCTTCAAAAATTGGCTGAAGAAGATCCAACATTCCGCGTTGAAACAAACGTTGAAACTGGTGAAACAGTTATCTCAGGTATGGGTGAGCTTCACCTTGACGTCCTTGTTGACCGTATGCGTCGTGAGTTCAAAGTTGAAGCGAACGTAGGTGCTCCTCAAGTATCTTACCGTGAAACATTCCGCGCTTCTACTCAAGCACGTGGATTCTTCAAACGTCAGTCTGGTGGTAAAGGTCAATTCGGTGATGTATGGATTGAATTTACTCCAAACGAAGAAGGTAAAGGATTCGAATTCGAAAACGCAATCGTCGGTGGTGTGGTTCCTCGTGAATTTATCCCAGCGGTTGAAAAAGGTTTGGTAGAATCTATGGCTAACGGTGTTCTTGCAGGTTACCCAATGGTTGACGTTAAAGCTAAGCTTTACGATGGTTCATACCACGATGTCGACTCATCTGAAACTGCCTTCAAGATCGCGGCTTCACTTGCCCTTAAAGAAGCTGCTAAATCAGCACAACCAGCTATCCTTGAGCCAATGATGCTTGTAACAATCACTGTTCCAGAAGAAAACCTTGGTGATGTTATGGGTCACGTAACTGCTCGTCGTGGACGTGTAGATGGTATGGAAGCACATGGTAACAGCCAAATCGTTCGTGCTTATGTTCCGCTTGCTGAAATGTTCGGTTACGCAACAGTTCTTCGTTCTGCATCTCAAGGACGTGGTACATTCATGATGGTATTTGACCACTACGAAGATGTACCTAAGTCAGTACAAGAAGAAATCATTAAGAAAAACAAAGGTGAAGACTAA
- a CDS encoding pseudouridine synthase: MRLDKFLVTCAVGSRTEVKNMLKAGRVTVNGKKEKSAKLQIDEEIDEIRFDGQVLEYEEFVYYMMNKPQGVISATEDPKHRTVLDLLDDIARSKEVFPVGRLDIDTHGLLLLTNDGQLAHALLSPKRHVDKTYLAQVKGMMTQEDVETFAKGIPLKDFTCQPARLELVSIDTEKNQSQIRVTIAEGKFHQVKRMVGYCGKEVVDLQRLTMGTLVLDENLQRGEWRRLTKEELEDLRASIA; encoded by the coding sequence ATGAGATTAGATAAATTTTTAGTTACCTGCGCTGTAGGGAGTCGGACAGAGGTCAAAAACATGCTCAAGGCTGGGCGCGTGACGGTAAATGGTAAAAAAGAAAAGTCAGCAAAATTGCAGATTGATGAAGAAATAGATGAGATTCGCTTTGATGGGCAAGTGTTGGAGTATGAAGAGTTTGTCTACTACATGATGAACAAGCCCCAAGGAGTTATCTCAGCGACTGAGGATCCTAAGCACAGAACCGTTCTGGACTTGTTGGATGATATTGCTCGGAGCAAGGAAGTTTTCCCAGTAGGACGCTTGGATATTGATACACATGGTCTTCTACTCTTGACCAATGATGGCCAGCTTGCCCATGCTCTTCTTTCGCCCAAGCGTCATGTGGACAAGACTTATCTGGCTCAGGTCAAGGGAATGATGACCCAAGAAGATGTGGAGACATTTGCCAAGGGAATTCCTCTTAAGGATTTTACCTGTCAGCCCGCTAGACTGGAGCTTGTGTCCATAGATACAGAAAAAAATCAAAGCCAAATCCGTGTGACCATTGCAGAAGGGAAGTTTCATCAGGTCAAGCGTATGGTGGGCTACTGTGGCAAGGAAGTAGTAGACTTGCAACGTTTGACTATGGGAACGCTAGTATTGGATGAGAACTTGCAGAGAGGAGAATGGCGTCGCTTGACCAAGGAAGAATTAGAAGATCTCCGTGCAAGTATTGCTTAG
- a CDS encoding aminopeptidase, translating to MVLPNFKENLEKYAKLLVANGINVQPGHTLALSIDVEQRELAHLIVKEAYALGAHEVIVQWTDDVINREKFLHAPMERLDNVPEYKIAEMNYLLENKASRLGVRSSDPGALNGVDADKLSASAKAMGLAMKPMRIATQSNKVSWTVAAAAGLEWAKKVFPNAASDEEAVDFLWDQIFKTCRVYEADPVKAWEEHAAILKSKADMLNKEQFSALHYTAPGTDLILGLPKDHVWESAGAINAQGEGFLPNMPTEEVFTAPDFRRADGYVTSTKPLSYNGNIIEGIKVTFKDGQIVDISAEKGDQVMKDLVFENAGARALGECALVPDPSPISQSGITFFNTLFDENASNHLAIGAAYATSVVGGAEMSEEELEAAGLNRSDVHVDFMIGSNQMDIDGIREDGTHVPLFRNGDWAN from the coding sequence ATGGTTTTACCAAATTTTAAAGAAAATCTAGAAAAATATGCGAAATTATTGGTTGCGAACGGAATCAACGTGCAACCTGGTCACACTTTGGCTCTCTCTATCGATGTGGAGCAACGTGAGTTGGCTCACTTAATTGTCAAAGAAGCTTATGCCTTGGGTGCGCATGAGGTGATTGTTCAGTGGACAGATGATGTCATTAACCGTGAGAAATTCCTCCATGCGCCGATGGAGCGTTTGGACAATGTGCCTGAATACAAGATTGCTGAGATGAACTATCTCTTGGAGAACAAGGCTAGCCGTCTAGGAGTTCGTTCATCTGATCCAGGTGCCTTGAACGGAGTGGATGCGGACAAGCTTTCAGCTTCTGCGAAAGCTATGGGACTCGCTATGAAGCCAATGCGTATCGCAACTCAATCCAACAAGGTTAGCTGGACTGTGGCAGCCGCTGCTGGACTTGAGTGGGCTAAGAAAGTCTTTCCAAATGCTGCGAGCGACGAAGAAGCAGTCGATTTCCTTTGGGACCAAATCTTCAAAACTTGCCGAGTCTACGAAGCAGATCCTGTTAAGGCTTGGGAAGAGCATGCAGCTATCTTGAAGAGCAAGGCCGATATGCTTAATAAAGAGCAATTTTCAGCCCTTCACTATACAGCGCCAGGGACCGATTTGATACTGGGTTTGCCGAAGGACCACGTTTGGGAATCAGCTGGTGCTATCAATGCACAGGGCGAAGGATTCTTGCCAAATATGCCTACAGAGGAAGTTTTCACAGCGCCTGATTTCCGTCGCGCAGATGGTTATGTCACTTCTACAAAACCGCTTAGTTATAACGGAAACATTATTGAAGGTATTAAGGTGACCTTTAAGGATGGACAAATCGTGGATATTTCAGCTGAGAAGGGTGATCAGGTCATGAAAGACCTTGTCTTTGAAAATGCGGGTGCGCGTGCCTTAGGTGAATGTGCCTTGGTACCAGATCCAAGCCCAATTTCTCAGTCAGGCATTACCTTCTTTAATACTCTTTTCGATGAGAATGCATCAAACCACTTGGCTATCGGTGCAGCCTATGCAACTAGCGTTGTTGGTGGAGCGGAGATGAGCGAAGAGGAGCTTGAAGCTGCGGGGCTTAACCGTTCAGATGTTCACGTAGACTTTATGATTGGTTCTAACCAAATGGATATCGATGGTATCCGTGAGGATGGGACACATGTACCACTCTTCCGTAACGGAGATTGGGCAAATTAA
- a CDS encoding GlsB/YeaQ/YmgE family stress response membrane protein → MLGSMFVGLLVGFLAGTLTNRGERMGCFGKMFLGWIGAFIGHLLFGTWGPIIAGTAIIPAVLGSMIVLAIFWRRGS, encoded by the coding sequence ATGTTAGGAAGTATGTTCGTTGGTCTCCTAGTGGGATTTTTAGCAGGTACTCTGACCAATCGTGGAGAACGCATGGGATGTTTTGGAAAAATGTTTCTCGGCTGGATTGGTGCCTTTATAGGCCACTTGCTTTTTGGGACTTGGGGACCGATAATAGCAGGAACTGCCATTATTCCGGCAGTACTAGGTTCCATGATTGTCTTAGCGATTTTCTGGAGACGAGGAAGTTAA
- a CDS encoding type II toxin-antitoxin system RelB/DinJ family antitoxin — MSKTSMSIRLDSEVKEQAQQVFSNLGMDMTTAINIFLRQAIQYQGLPFDVRLDGNRKLLEVLTDLDQNRNMSQSFESVSDLMEDLRA, encoded by the coding sequence ATGTCAAAGACGAGTATGAGCATCCGTCTGGATAGTGAGGTTAAGGAGCAGGCCCAACAGGTGTTTAGTAATCTGGGAATGGATATGACAACAGCTATTAATATTTTCCTTCGTCAGGCTATTCAATATCAGGGATTACCTTTTGATGTTAGACTAGACGGGAATCGGAAGTTGCTTGAGGTATTAACGGATTTAGACCAAAATCGTAATATGAGCCAATCCTTTGAATCAGTCTCTGACTTGATGGAGGATTTGCGTGCTTAA
- a CDS encoding response regulator transcription factor, producing the protein MKVLVAEDQSMLRDAMCQLLTLQPDVESVFQAKNGQEAIQLLEKESVDIAILDVEMPVKTGLEVLEWIRAEKLETKVVVVTTFKRPGYFERAVKAGVDAYVLKERSIADLMQTLHTVLEGRKEYSPELMEVVMTHPNPLTEQEIAVLKGIAQGFSNQEIADKLYLSNGTVRNYVTNILSKLHAGNRTEAANIAKESGWL; encoded by the coding sequence ATGAAAGTATTAGTCGCAGAAGATCAAAGTATGTTGCGAGATGCCATGTGCCAGTTGCTCACGCTTCAACCAGATGTAGAGTCTGTCTTTCAAGCCAAGAATGGGCAAGAAGCAATCCAACTATTAGAAAAGGAGTCTGTAGATATCGCCATCCTTGACGTAGAAATGCCTGTTAAGACAGGTCTTGAAGTTTTGGAGTGGATACGAGCAGAAAAGCTTGAAACAAAGGTGGTTGTGGTGACGACCTTCAAACGTCCTGGGTATTTTGAGCGTGCGGTTAAGGCTGGAGTGGATGCTTATGTATTAAAAGAGCGAAGCATTGCAGACCTCATGCAAACCTTGCACACTGTCCTCGAAGGGCGCAAGGAGTATTCGCCTGAATTGATGGAAGTGGTGATGACGCATCCCAATCCATTAACAGAACAAGAAATTGCAGTTTTAAAGGGAATTGCTCAGGGCTTCTCTAACCAAGAAATTGCAGACAAACTTTATCTATCCAACGGAACAGTCCGAAACTATGTCACTAATATTCTTTCTAAATTACATGCAGGCAATCGAACAGAGGCAGCTAATATTGCGAAAGAATCTGGTTGGTTGTGA
- the rpsG gene encoding 30S ribosomal protein S7, protein MSRKNRAPKRDVLPDPLYNSQLVTRLINRVMLDGKRGTAASIVYGAFEQIKEATGNDALEVFETAMENIMPVLEVRARRVGGSNYQVPVEVRPERRTTLGLRWLVTIARLRGEHTMQDRLAKEILDAANNTGAAVKKREDTHRMAEANRAFAHFRW, encoded by the coding sequence ATGAGTCGTAAAAATAGAGCTCCAAAACGTGACGTATTGCCAGATCCGCTTTACAATTCACAACTAGTTACTCGTCTTATCAACCGCGTTATGCTTGATGGTAAACGTGGTACAGCTGCTTCAATCGTTTACGGTGCTTTTGAGCAAATCAAAGAAGCTACTGGAAACGATGCACTTGAAGTATTTGAAACAGCTATGGAAAACATCATGCCTGTACTTGAAGTACGTGCACGTCGTGTTGGTGGTTCTAACTACCAAGTCCCAGTTGAAGTTCGTCCAGAACGTCGTACAACACTTGGACTTCGTTGGTTGGTAACAATCGCTCGTCTTCGTGGTGAACACACAATGCAAGACCGTCTTGCAAAAGAAATCTTGGATGCTGCTAACAACACTGGTGCAGCTGTTAAGAAACGTGAAGACACTCACCGTATGGCTGAAGCTAATCGTGCATTCGCACACTTCCGTTGGTAA
- the rpsL gene encoding 30S ribosomal protein S12 yields the protein MPTINQLVRKPRKSKVEKSKSPALNVGYNSHKKVQTNVSSPQKRGVATRVGTMTPKKPNSALRKFARVRLSNLIEVTAYIPGIGHNLQEHSVVLLRGGRVKDLPGVRYHIVRGALDTAGVNDRKQGRSKYGTKRPKA from the coding sequence ATGCCTACAATTAACCAATTGGTTCGCAAACCGCGTAAATCAAAAGTAGAAAAATCTAAATCACCAGCTTTGAACGTTGGTTACAACAGTCATAAAAAAGTTCAAACAAACGTTTCTTCACCACAAAAACGTGGTGTTGCAACTCGTGTTGGAACAATGACACCTAAAAAACCTAACTCAGCCCTTCGTAAATTCGCTCGTGTACGTTTGAGCAACCTTATCGAAGTTACTGCCTACATCCCAGGTATCGGACACAACTTGCAAGAACACAGCGTGGTGCTTCTTCGTGGTGGACGTGTAAAAGACCTTCCAGGGGTACGTTACCATATCGTCCGTGGTGCACTTGATACTGCAGGTGTTAACGATCGTAAACAAGGCCGTTCTAAATACGGTACTAAACGTCCAAAAGCATAA
- a CDS encoding PolC-type DNA polymerase III, with the protein MSNSFEILMNQLGMPAEMRQSPALSQADIERVVVHKISKVWEFHFVFSNILPIEIFLELKKGLSEEFSKTGNKAIFEIKALSQEFSNQLLQAYYREAFSEGPCASQGFKSLYQNLQVRAEGNQLFIEGSEAIDKEHFKKNHLPNLAKQLEKFGFPTFNCQIEKNDVLTQEQEEAFHAENEQIVQAANEEALRAMEQLEQMAPPPAEEKPAFDFQTKKVAAKPKLDKAEITPMIEVTTEENRLVFEGVVFDVEQKVTRTGRVLINFKMTDYTSSFSMQKWVKNEEEAQKFDLIKKNSWLRVRGNVEMNNFTRDLTMNVQDVQEVVHYERKDLMPEGERRVEFHAHTNMSTMDALPEVEEIVATAAKWGHKAVAITDHGNVQSFPHGYKAAKKAGIQLIYGMEANIVEDRVPIVYNEVGMDLSEATYVVFDVETTGLSAIYNDLIQVAASKMYKGNVIAEFDEFINPGHPLSTFTTELTGITDDHVKNAKPLEQVLQEFQEFCKDTVLVAHNATFDVGFMNANYERHGLPRISQPVIDTLEFARNLYPEYKRHGLGPLTKRFGVALEHHHMANYDAEATGRLLFIFIKEVAEKHGVTDLARLNIDLISPDSYKKARIKHATIYVKNQVGLKNIFKLVSLSNTKYFEGVPRIPRTVLDAHREGLILGSACSEGEVFDAVVSQGVDAAVEVAKYYDFIEVMPPAIYAPLIAKEQVKDMEELQTIIKSLIEVGDRLGKPVLATGNVHYIEPEEEIYREIIVRSLGQGAMINRTIGHGEHAQPAPLPKAHFRTTNEMLDEFAFLGEELARKLVIENTNALADIFEPVEVVKGDLYTPFIDKAEETVAELTYKKAFEIYGNPLPDIVDLRIEKELTSILGNGFAVIYLASQMLVQRSNERGYLVGSRGSVGSSFVATMIGITEVNPLSPHYVCGQCQYSEFITDGSYGSGFDMPNKDCPKCGHKLSKNGQDIPFETFLGFDGDKVPDIDLNFSGEDQPSAHLDVRDIFGEEYAFRAGTVGTVAAKTAYGFVKGYERDYGKFYRDAEVERLAQGAAGVKRTTGQHPGGIVVIPNYMDVYDFTPVQYPADDVTAEWQTTHFNFHDIDENVLKLDVLGHDDPTMIRKLQDLSGIDPNEIPMDDEGVMALFSGTDVLGVTPEQIGTPTGMLGIPEFGTNFVRGMVDETHPTTFAELLQLSGLSHGTDVWLGNAQDLIKQGIADLSTVIGCRDDIMVYLMHAGLEPKMAFTIMERVRKGLWLKISEEERNGYIEAMKANKVPEWYIESCGKIKYMFPKAHAAAYVMMALRVAYFKVHHPIYYYCAYFSIRAKAFDIKTMGAGLDAIKRRMEEISEKRKNNEASNVEIDLYTTLEIVNEMWERGFKFGKLDLYRSQATEFLIDGDTLIPPFVAMDGLGENVAKQLVRARQEGEFLSKTELRKRGGLSSTLVEKMDEMGILGNMPEDNQLSLFDELF; encoded by the coding sequence ATGTCAAATAGTTTTGAAATTTTGATGAATCAACTGGGGATGCCTGCTGAAATGAGGCAGTCTCCTGCTTTATCACAGGCCGATATTGAGCGAGTTGTGGTTCATAAAATTAGTAAGGTATGGGAGTTTCATTTCGTATTTTCTAATATTTTACCGATTGAAATCTTTTTAGAATTAAAGAAAGGTTTGAGCGAGGAATTTTCTAAGACAGGTAATAAAGCAATTTTTGAAATCAAGGCTCTGTCTCAAGAATTTTCAAACCAACTCTTGCAGGCCTATTATAGAGAGGCTTTTTCTGAAGGGCCATGTGCTAGTCAAGGTTTTAAGTCCCTTTATCAAAATCTGCAAGTTCGTGCTGAGGGGAACCAACTCTTTATTGAAGGCTCTGAGGCAATTGATAAGGAACATTTTAAGAAGAATCATCTTCCTAATTTAGCCAAACAACTTGAAAAGTTTGGTTTTCCAACTTTTAATTGTCAAATAGAGAAAAATGATGTGCTGACCCAAGAGCAGGAAGAGGCCTTCCATGCTGAAAATGAGCAGATTGTTCAAGCTGCTAATGAGGAAGCGCTCCGTGCTATGGAACAACTAGAACAGATGGCACCTCCTCCAGCGGAAGAGAAACCAGCCTTTGATTTTCAAACGAAAAAAGTTGCAGCTAAACCCAAGCTAGATAAGGCAGAGATTACTCCTATGATCGAAGTGACGACGGAGGAAAATCGTTTGGTCTTTGAAGGGGTTGTTTTTGATGTGGAGCAAAAAGTGACCAGAACTGGTCGCGTTTTGATCAATTTTAAAATGACGGATTACACTTCCAGTTTTTCTATGCAAAAGTGGGTTAAGAATGAAGAAGAAGCTCAGAAATTTGATCTAATCAAGAAAAATTCTTGGCTCCGAGTTCGTGGGAATGTGGAGATGAATAACTTCACACGCGATTTGACTATGAACGTGCAAGACGTGCAGGAAGTTGTTCACTATGAGCGTAAGGATTTGATGCCAGAAGGTGAGCGTCGAGTTGAGTTTCATGCTCATACTAACATGTCGACTATGGATGCTTTGCCAGAGGTAGAAGAAATCGTTGCGACAGCTGCTAAGTGGGGACACAAGGCGGTTGCCATCACGGACCATGGAAATGTTCAATCCTTCCCACACGGCTATAAGGCTGCTAAGAAAGCAGGAATTCAGCTGATCTATGGTATGGAAGCTAATATCGTGGAGGACCGTGTCCCTATCGTCTATAATGAAGTGGGGATGGACTTGTCCGAAGCAACCTATGTGGTCTTTGACGTGGAAACGACGGGTCTATCAGCCATCTATAATGACTTGATTCAGGTTGCGGCTTCTAAGATGTACAAGGGGAATGTTATTGCCGAATTTGATGAATTTATCAATCCTGGGCATCCCTTATCAACTTTTACTACTGAGTTGACTGGAATTACAGATGACCATGTCAAAAATGCCAAGCCACTAGAACAAGTTTTGCAAGAATTCCAAGAATTCTGCAAGGATACGGTCTTAGTTGCCCACAATGCTACCTTTGACGTTGGATTTATGAATGCCAACTATGAGCGTCATGGTCTTCCAAGGATTAGTCAGCCAGTTATTGATACACTTGAGTTTGCTAGAAATCTCTATCCTGAGTATAAACGTCATGGTTTGGGGCCTTTGACCAAGCGTTTTGGTGTGGCTTTGGAACATCACCACATGGCTAACTACGATGCGGAAGCTACAGGTCGCCTGCTTTTCATCTTTATCAAAGAGGTAGCAGAAAAACATGGTGTGACCGATTTAGCTAGACTCAACATTGATTTGATTAGCCCAGATTCTTATAAAAAAGCTCGGATTAAACATGCAACCATTTATGTCAAGAATCAAGTAGGGTTAAAAAATATCTTTAAGCTGGTTTCCTTGTCTAATACCAAGTACTTTGAAGGAGTGCCACGGATTCCAAGAACGGTTCTAGATGCTCATCGGGAAGGTTTGATTTTAGGTTCAGCTTGCTCTGAAGGTGAAGTTTTTGATGCAGTCGTTTCCCAGGGCGTGGATGCGGCGGTTGAGGTGGCCAAGTATTATGACTTTATCGAGGTCATGCCCCCAGCTATCTATGCTCCCTTGATTGCCAAGGAGCAGGTCAAGGATATGGAGGAACTCCAGACCATTATCAAGAGTTTGATAGAAGTTGGAGACCGTCTTGGTAAACCCGTTCTGGCTACCGGAAATGTTCACTATATCGAACCGGAAGAAGAGATTTACCGTGAAATTATCGTCCGTAGTTTGGGACAGGGGGCGATGATTAACCGAACTATTGGTCATGGCGAACATGCCCAACCCGCTCCTCTTCCAAAAGCTCATTTTAGAACGACTAATGAAATGTTGGATGAATTTGCCTTCTTGGGAGAGGAATTAGCTCGCAAATTGGTTATTGAAAATACCAATGCCTTGGCAGATATCTTTGAACCTGTTGAGGTAGTTAAGGGTGACTTGTATACGCCTTTCATCGACAAGGCGGAAGAAACGGTCGCTGAATTGACCTATAAGAAGGCCTTTGAGATTTATGGAAATCCGCTGCCAGATATCGTTGATTTGCGGATTGAAAAAGAACTAACCTCTATTCTGGGGAATGGATTTGCTGTGATTTATCTGGCTTCCCAGATGCTGGTGCAACGTTCCAATGAACGGGGTTACTTGGTTGGTTCTCGTGGGTCTGTCGGATCTAGTTTCGTTGCGACCATGATTGGGATTACAGAGGTCAATCCTCTCTCTCCTCACTATGTCTGTGGTCAGTGTCAGTACAGTGAGTTTATCACAGATGGTTCGTACGGTTCAGGATTTGATATGCCCAATAAGGACTGTCCTAAATGTGGTCACAAACTCAGCAAAAACGGACAGGATATTCCTTTCGAGACCTTCCTTGGTTTTGATGGGGATAAGGTTCCTGATATTGACTTGAACTTCTCGGGAGAAGACCAGCCTAGCGCTCACTTGGATGTGCGTGATATCTTTGGTGAGGAATATGCCTTCCGCGCAGGAACGGTTGGTACGGTGGCTGCTAAAACTGCTTATGGATTTGTCAAAGGATACGAGAGGGACTATGGCAAGTTCTATCGTGATGCAGAGGTGGAGCGACTAGCTCAAGGTGCGGCTGGTGTCAAGCGGACAACAGGACAACACCCGGGAGGAATCGTTGTTATTCCTAACTACATGGATGTTTACGACTTTACGCCTGTTCAGTATCCAGCAGATGACGTGACGGCTGAATGGCAGACGACTCACTTTAACTTCCACGATATCGATGAGAACGTCCTCAAACTCGATGTGCTGGGACATGATGATCCGACCATGATTCGGAAACTGCAGGACTTGTCTGGGATTGACCCTAATGAAATTCCTATGGATGATGAAGGTGTCATGGCCCTCTTTTCTGGGACGGATGTGCTTGGGGTGACGCCTGAGCAAATAGGAACGCCGACGGGTATGCTGGGGATTCCAGAGTTTGGAACCAACTTTGTACGTGGGATGGTGGACGAGACGCACCCAACGACTTTTGCGGAGTTGCTTCAGTTGTCAGGGTTGTCCCACGGTACCGACGTTTGGCTGGGCAATGCACAAGATTTGATTAAACAAGGAATAGCGGACCTATCAACTGTTATCGGTTGTCGGGACGACATCATGGTTTACCTTATGCATGCTGGTCTCGAACCTAAGATGGCCTTTACCATCATGGAACGGGTACGTAAGGGCTTGTGGCTCAAGATTTCCGAAGAGGAGAGAAATGGATATATCGAAGCTATGAAGGCCAATAAGGTGCCAGAGTGGTATATCGAGTCCTGTGGGAAAATTAAGTACATGTTCCCTAAAGCCCATGCGGCAGCCTACGTTATGATGGCCTTGCGTGTAGCTTACTTCAAGGTTCACCATCCTATTTATTACTACTGTGCTTACTTCTCCATTCGTGCTAAGGCTTTTGATATCAAGACTATGGGGGCGGGCTTGGATGCCATCAAACGCAGAATGGAAGAAATCTCTGAAAAACGGAAGAACAATGAAGCCTCTAATGTGGAAATTGATCTCTATACAACTCTTGAGATTGTCAATGAGATGTGGGAGCGTGGTTTCAAGTTTGGAAAACTCGATCTCTACCGTAGTCAGGCTACTGAATTCCTCATCGATGGAGACACCCTCATTCCGCCATTTGTAGCAATGGATGGTCTGGGAGAAAACGTTGCCAAGCAGCTGGTGCGAGCGCGCCAAGAGGGAGAATTCCTCTCTAAAACAGAACTACGCAAGCGTGGTGGACTCTCATCAACCTTGGTTGAAAAGATGGATGAGATGGGGATTCTGGGCAATATGCCAGAGGATAACCAGTTGAGTTTGTTTGATGAGTTGTTTTAA
- a CDS encoding type II toxin-antitoxin system YafQ family toxin: MLKIRYHKQFKKDFKLAMKRGLKAELLEEVLNFLVQEKELPARYRDHQLTASKHFQGVRECHIQPDWLLVYKVDKSELILNLLRTGSHSDLF, translated from the coding sequence GTGCTTAAGATTCGTTATCATAAACAGTTTAAAAAAGATTTTAAGTTGGCTATGAAGCGTGGTTTGAAGGCAGAATTATTAGAAGAAGTTTTAAATTTTCTTGTTCAAGAAAAAGAACTTCCTGCTAGATATCGTGATCATCAATTGACGGCATCCAAACATTTTCAAGGAGTTCGTGAATGCCATATCCAGCCAGATTGGCTTTTGGTTTATAAAGTAGACAAGTCGGAATTGATTTTAAATTTGCTGAGGACAGGCAGTCATAGTGATTTGTTTTAA